The genomic region GACCGTCCCGGAGGAGTCCGATGAGTACCGTCCCCGTCAGCCGGGTGGTGCACCCGATCGAGCAGCTGTCGTACCGGATCCTGCGCTCCCGGGTCGACCTGAGCCACCTGCCGCCGCTGACCCGCGCGGTGACCGAGCGGGTGGTGCACGCCAGCGCGGACCTGGACTACGTCACCGACCTGGTCTGCGACGAGGTGGCGCTGGAGGCCGGGGTGGCGGCCGTGCGCGGCGGCGCGCCGCTGGTGACCGACGTGGCGATGGTCGCGGCCGGGATCACCGGCCGGGAGGCGGTCTGCCCGGTCGGCGAGCCGGCCGCCGCCGACCTGGCCCGGTCGGCCGGCATCACCCGCTCCGCCGCGGCGGTGCGGATCGCCCTGGACCGGGTCGGCCCCGGCGCGGTCTGGGTGGTGGGCTGCGCGCCCACCGCGCTGACCGAACTGATCACCCTGGACGCGCGCCCGGCGCTGGTCGTCGGCCTTCCGGTCGGCTTCGTCGGCGCCGCCGAGTCCAAGGCGGCGCTGCGGGACAGCGGCCTGCCGGCGGTGTCGAACCGGGGCGAGAAGGGCGGCTCGGCGGTCGCCGCCGCCGCCGTCAACGCCCTGCTCTACTGGGAGGAACAGGCATGACCGCGCTGGTCATCGTCGGGCACGGCACGCGCAGCGCGGCCGGGGTCGACCAGTTCGCCGCTCTTGTCGACCGGGT from Micromonospora sp. WMMD812 harbors:
- a CDS encoding precorrin-8X methylmutase; translation: MSTVPVSRVVHPIEQLSYRILRSRVDLSHLPPLTRAVTERVVHASADLDYVTDLVCDEVALEAGVAAVRGGAPLVTDVAMVAAGITGREAVCPVGEPAAADLARSAGITRSAAAVRIALDRVGPGAVWVVGCAPTALTELITLDARPALVVGLPVGFVGAAESKAALRDSGLPAVSNRGEKGGSAVAAAAVNALLYWEEQA